A DNA window from Comamonas sp. 26 contains the following coding sequences:
- a CDS encoding MFS transporter — translation MTSLNPSIGLTQQDYENSETLAYADTDEDVTPGEIAVGVIIGRSSEYFDFFVFGIACVLVFPTLLFPYLSKLDGTLAAFAIFSLAFIARPIGTALSMAVQRRWGRATKLTLALLLLGVCTVSMTFLPSYADAGMKAVWALVVLRIGQGLAMGGSWDGLPSLLAMSAPQDKRGWYSMIGQLGAPLGFVLAAALFAFLYSSLTADEFLSYGWRYPFCVAFAVNVVALFARLRLVVGQSYTQLLQERELEPVSVTRLLSNEGRNVMIGAFAALASFALFHLVTVFPLSWISMYSDQSVISVLVVQIIGALLAGVAIMVSGWLADRVGRRNTLGAMACLIGIFSFLAPWLLGSGTTGNNVFIIVGFVLLGLSYGQASGTVTSNFSSRYRYTGAALTTDMAWLIGAAFAPLVALGVSAKFGLVALGIYLLSGALCTLVALGINRALETRDQ, via the coding sequence ATGACAAGCTTGAACCCGTCCATTGGTCTTACTCAGCAAGACTATGAGAACTCGGAAACCCTGGCCTACGCGGATACTGATGAAGATGTGACCCCCGGTGAAATCGCGGTGGGCGTCATCATTGGGCGCTCTTCCGAGTATTTTGATTTCTTTGTGTTTGGCATTGCCTGCGTGCTGGTGTTCCCCACGCTGCTATTCCCCTACCTGTCCAAGCTCGATGGCACGCTGGCCGCGTTTGCCATCTTCTCGCTGGCCTTCATTGCCCGCCCCATCGGTACGGCGCTATCCATGGCCGTGCAGCGCCGCTGGGGCCGTGCCACCAAGCTGACACTGGCGCTGTTGCTGCTGGGTGTGTGCACAGTGAGCATGACGTTTTTGCCCAGCTATGCCGATGCGGGCATGAAGGCAGTCTGGGCGTTGGTCGTGCTGCGTATCGGCCAGGGTTTGGCGATGGGCGGCTCCTGGGATGGTCTGCCTTCGCTGCTGGCCATGTCGGCTCCGCAGGACAAGCGCGGTTGGTATTCAATGATTGGGCAGTTGGGGGCACCTCTGGGCTTTGTCCTTGCTGCTGCACTGTTTGCCTTTCTGTACTCAAGCCTGACGGCTGATGAGTTTCTGAGCTATGGCTGGCGCTACCCCTTCTGCGTGGCTTTTGCTGTGAATGTTGTAGCGCTCTTCGCCCGTCTGCGCTTGGTTGTAGGCCAATCCTATACACAGCTGCTGCAAGAGCGCGAGCTGGAACCCGTCAGCGTGACACGCCTTCTCAGCAATGAAGGCCGCAATGTAATGATTGGCGCTTTTGCCGCGCTGGCCAGCTTTGCACTGTTCCATCTGGTGACGGTGTTTCCGCTGTCCTGGATCTCGATGTACTCCGATCAGTCGGTCATCTCGGTGCTGGTGGTGCAGATTATTGGCGCGCTGCTGGCGGGTGTGGCCATCATGGTGTCGGGCTGGCTGGCAGACAGGGTAGGGCGCCGCAACACGCTGGGTGCCATGGCCTGCCTGATTGGTATCTTCAGCTTTCTGGCTCCCTGGCTGCTGGGTAGCGGCACTACGGGCAACAATGTGTTCATCATTGTGGGCTTTGTTTTGCTGGGTCTGTCCTATGGTCAGGCATCGGGCACGGTGACTTCCAACTTCTCCTCGCGCTACCGTTACACCGGCGCTGCACTGACCACGGATATGGCTTGGCTGATTGGCGCGGCCTTTGCACCACTGGTGGCGCTGGGTGTGTCGGCCAAGTTTGGTCTGGTGGCACTAGGTATCTACTTGCTGTCGGGCGCGCTGTGCACCTTGGTGGCTCTGGGTATCAACCGCGCGCTGGAGACTCGTGATCAGTAA
- a CDS encoding tripartite tricarboxylate transporter substrate binding protein: MFRQILISTAVIASTGLSFSAAAQDLAKDYPNKPVRMIVPFPPGGGTDILSRVIASKLTEVSKWSVVPDNRAGAGGTIGITEAVKSAPTGYDMVMGQKDNVVLGPYLYKSLPWNPTRDLTPVAHVAYTPIVIATAANSPYKTLADVVAAAKKNPSKITYGSPGNGTSIHLAGVMLEKAAGIQLTHVPYKGSNPAMMDALSGNVDLLVSSVPSAIGQIKAGKMRAIAVTSAARSTSLPETPTLAESGLKGFNVSTWYGIFMPRNTPTPIVNKVNAEVNKLLAMPEVKEAILTQGAEPKAMSVQAFEQFFQTDFKANKAIVEASGASIQ, from the coding sequence ATGTTTCGCCAAATCCTCATCAGCACAGCCGTGATCGCAAGCACGGGCCTGAGCTTCTCCGCCGCAGCACAAGATCTCGCCAAGGATTATCCGAACAAGCCTGTGCGCATGATCGTGCCCTTCCCACCGGGCGGCGGCACCGACATTCTTTCGCGCGTGATTGCCAGCAAGCTCACCGAAGTCAGCAAATGGTCTGTCGTGCCCGACAACCGCGCTGGCGCAGGCGGCACCATTGGCATTACCGAAGCCGTGAAATCTGCCCCCACCGGCTATGACATGGTGATGGGTCAAAAAGACAATGTGGTTCTGGGCCCTTATCTGTATAAAAGCCTGCCCTGGAACCCCACTCGAGATCTGACCCCCGTAGCCCACGTGGCCTACACCCCCATCGTGATTGCAACGGCAGCCAACTCGCCTTACAAAACGCTGGCGGATGTGGTGGCGGCAGCTAAAAAGAATCCATCCAAGATTACCTACGGATCGCCCGGCAACGGCACCAGCATTCATCTGGCCGGCGTGATGCTGGAAAAAGCCGCTGGCATTCAGCTGACTCACGTCCCCTACAAGGGCTCCAACCCCGCAATGATGGATGCACTGTCTGGCAATGTGGACCTGCTGGTGTCTTCCGTGCCCTCAGCCATCGGCCAGATCAAGGCCGGCAAGATGCGCGCCATTGCGGTCACATCTGCAGCCCGCTCCACTTCGCTGCCTGAGACACCGACGCTGGCGGAGTCTGGCCTCAAGGGCTTTAACGTGAGCACCTGGTATGGCATCTTCATGCCCCGCAACACGCCCACACCTATCGTGAACAAGGTCAACGCCGAAGTGAACAAGCTGCTGGCCATGCCTGAAGTCAAGGAAGCCATCCTGACGCAGGGTGCCGAGCCCAAGGCCATGAGCGTGCAGGCATTTGAGCAATTCTTCCAGACCGACTTCAAGGCTAACAAGGCCATCGTTGAAGCCTCGGGCGCGAGTATTCAGTAA
- a CDS encoding tripartite tricarboxylate transporter substrate binding protein, whose product MTQSLNMSRRKAAFALGAIAAAVASPSFAQSAKWPTKSSRIINPFPVGGGPDGLSRLVADKLGRAWGQPVVVENRPGGNGFIAISEFKRGATDGTDMIQLDNVHIAAYPHLFKKLPYDLNKDFEILLPLFRNFFFVCVPVNSPYKTIGDLIADAKANPGKLNYGSWSVGNPVHLGSALLENQTGTKMEHVIYKETSQLYQGVANGELTFALGSLGTAGPLVRGGKLRFLAVAGPKRIAGFENVPTVSESGGPKDYAVIGWNALAVRPGTPAAVIEKIQADTRLALTGQDVKDKFTAFGYESFNPTPAEFKAFMAAESKRFGEVIKKAGLALD is encoded by the coding sequence ATGACTCAATCGCTCAATATGAGCCGTCGCAAAGCCGCATTCGCGCTGGGCGCGATTGCCGCTGCCGTGGCATCCCCCAGCTTTGCGCAAAGCGCCAAGTGGCCCACCAAGTCCTCGCGCATCATCAACCCTTTCCCCGTGGGTGGTGGTCCTGACGGCCTGTCGCGCCTCGTGGCCGACAAGCTGGGTCGAGCCTGGGGCCAGCCTGTGGTGGTGGAAAACCGCCCCGGCGGCAACGGCTTCATCGCCATCAGCGAATTCAAGCGTGGCGCTACAGACGGCACGGACATGATCCAGCTGGACAACGTCCACATCGCAGCCTACCCCCACCTGTTCAAGAAGCTGCCTTACGACTTGAACAAGGATTTCGAAATTCTGCTGCCCCTGTTCCGCAACTTCTTCTTTGTTTGCGTTCCAGTCAACAGCCCCTACAAAACCATTGGCGACCTGATTGCAGACGCCAAGGCCAACCCCGGCAAGCTGAACTATGGCTCCTGGTCCGTGGGCAACCCCGTGCACCTGGGTTCGGCCCTGCTGGAGAACCAGACCGGCACCAAAATGGAGCACGTGATCTACAAGGAAACCAGCCAGCTGTATCAAGGCGTTGCCAATGGCGAGCTGACCTTTGCTCTGGGCTCTCTGGGCACCGCAGGCCCTCTGGTGCGTGGTGGCAAGCTGCGCTTCCTGGCTGTCGCCGGACCCAAGCGTATTGCCGGTTTCGAGAACGTGCCGACTGTGTCCGAATCGGGTGGCCCTAAGGACTACGCTGTGATCGGCTGGAACGCCCTGGCCGTGCGCCCCGGCACACCGGCTGCCGTGATCGAGAAGATTCAAGCCGATACCCGTCTGGCTCTGACCGGTCAAGACGTCAAGGACAAGTTCACCGCCTTCGGCTACGAATCCTTCAACCCCACGCCCGCTGAATTCAAGGCCTTCATGGCCGCTGAAAGCAAGCGCTTTGGCGAAGTTATCAAGAAGGCGGGCCTGGCTCTGGATTAA
- the cyoA gene encoding ubiquinol oxidase subunit II: protein MLKIKEIRGPAWLAAAALTATLAGCSKLVVLNPAGDIAKQQGDLVITATLLMLLIIVPVIFLTLLFAWKYRQSNTEATYDPEWHHSTALELVIWTVPLLIVIALGAITWISTHKLDPYRPLDRVSSTKALSADVKPLEVQVVSMDWKWLFFYPEQGIASVNELAAPVDRPIHFKLTASNTMSAFYVPDLAGMIYTMPGMQTELNAVVNKPGVYKGMASHYSGAGFAGMNFKFHGVSNEEFDQWVAKAKTEGKTLTRNAYLDLVKPSERNPVERFAAVDEGLYTKVLNRCVEDGKKCMNEIMAIDAAGGGGHASHGKTSSVSLPLDVCTSKDADRVVALLDEVAASGAVAQQ, encoded by the coding sequence ATGTTAAAAATCAAGGAAATCCGTGGGCCCGCGTGGCTCGCAGCGGCTGCTTTGACTGCGACCCTCGCCGGTTGCAGCAAACTTGTCGTGCTCAACCCAGCTGGCGATATTGCCAAGCAACAGGGCGATCTGGTCATTACGGCCACCTTGCTGATGCTGCTCATCATCGTCCCCGTCATCTTTTTGACGCTGCTGTTCGCCTGGAAATACCGCCAGTCCAACACAGAAGCCACGTACGACCCCGAATGGCACCATTCCACAGCGCTGGAACTGGTGATCTGGACCGTTCCTCTGCTCATCGTTATTGCTCTGGGTGCCATCACCTGGATCAGTACCCACAAGCTGGACCCTTACCGCCCTCTGGACCGCGTCTCCTCAACCAAGGCCCTGTCTGCTGACGTCAAGCCTCTGGAAGTGCAAGTCGTTTCCATGGACTGGAAGTGGCTGTTCTTCTACCCCGAGCAAGGTATTGCCTCGGTGAATGAACTGGCTGCTCCTGTGGATCGCCCCATTCATTTCAAGCTGACAGCGTCCAACACCATGAGCGCTTTCTACGTGCCTGATCTGGCCGGCATGATCTACACCATGCCCGGCATGCAGACAGAGCTGAACGCCGTGGTCAACAAACCTGGCGTGTACAAGGGCATGGCCTCGCACTACAGCGGCGCAGGCTTTGCAGGCATGAACTTCAAGTTCCATGGCGTGAGCAATGAAGAGTTTGACCAGTGGGTGGCCAAGGCCAAGACTGAAGGCAAGACTCTGACTCGCAATGCCTACCTCGACCTGGTCAAGCCCAGCGAGCGTAACCCTGTCGAACGCTTCGCCGCCGTGGATGAAGGCCTGTACACCAAGGTCCTGAACCGCTGCGTGGAAGACGGCAAAAAGTGCATGAACGAAATCATGGCCATTGATGCTGCCGGTGGTGGCGGCCATGCCTCGCACGGCAAGACCTCCAGCGTGAGCCTGCCCCTGGACGTTTGCACATCCAAGGACGCTGACCGCGTTGTGGCTTTGCTCGACGAAGTCGCAGCCTCCGGAGCTGTCGCACAGCAATAA
- a CDS encoding universal stress protein: MFNHILVPVDGSKPSLLAARKAAELSKVFGSAVTAVYVVDPYPFTGVGADFAYGQSQYLSAATAEANTALDAVKSIMEEAGVAVKTLVGEGHAVHEGIVNTMVSVGADLIVMGSQGRRGLEKLMLGSVTQRVLGAVKIPVLVVRE, translated from the coding sequence ATGTTCAATCACATTCTGGTTCCGGTCGATGGCTCCAAGCCTTCCTTGCTGGCCGCACGCAAGGCGGCAGAGCTTTCCAAGGTGTTTGGCAGCGCCGTCACGGCCGTCTATGTGGTGGACCCCTACCCCTTCACCGGTGTAGGTGCAGACTTTGCCTATGGCCAGTCGCAGTATCTGAGCGCAGCCACGGCTGAAGCCAATACGGCACTGGATGCTGTCAAGAGCATCATGGAAGAAGCGGGTGTGGCCGTGAAAACGCTGGTGGGCGAAGGCCACGCCGTGCATGAAGGTATTGTGAACACCATGGTCAGCGTGGGTGCCGATCTGATCGTTATGGGTTCGCAAGGCCGCCGTGGTCTTGAAAAGCTGATGCTCGGCAGCGTGACCCAGCGCGTGCTGGGTGCTGTCAAAATCCCCGTTCTTGTCGTGCGCGAATAA
- the pobA gene encoding 4-hydroxybenzoate 3-monooxygenase: protein MRTQVAIIGAGPAGLLLGQLLYKAGIDNIIIEQRSADYVLGRIRAGVLEQVTVDLLKQAGADKRMNEEGLPHDGIELLFKGQRHRINLHDLTGGKRVIVYGQTEVTRDLMAVRAEEGLTTVYEASNVQPVDFESAKPKVRYEKDGQVHEIECDFIAGCDGFHGICRASAPQDKIKTFEKVYPFGWLGLLSDTPPVSHELIYANTERGFALCSQRSATRSRYYLQVPLTDKVEDWSDEAFWEELKKRLDPEARANLVTGPSLEKSIAPLRSFVTEPMRFGRMFLAGDAAHIVPPTGAKGLNLAASDVGYLSQAFTEYYKDNSEAGIDRYSEQCLRRVWKAERFSWWMTSMLHNFPNEGEFNTKVQEAELDYIVNSVAGSTSLAENYVGLPLV, encoded by the coding sequence ATGCGTACACAAGTCGCCATCATCGGTGCCGGTCCCGCAGGCCTTTTGCTCGGCCAGCTGCTCTATAAGGCAGGCATCGACAACATCATCATCGAGCAGCGCAGCGCCGACTACGTGCTGGGCCGTATCCGCGCCGGTGTGCTGGAGCAGGTGACGGTTGACCTGCTCAAGCAGGCAGGTGCAGACAAGCGCATGAATGAGGAAGGCCTGCCGCACGACGGTATTGAGCTGCTGTTCAAGGGCCAGCGCCATCGCATCAATCTGCATGATCTGACCGGCGGCAAGCGCGTGATTGTCTATGGCCAGACCGAAGTGACGCGCGACCTGATGGCCGTGCGCGCCGAAGAAGGTCTGACTACGGTTTATGAAGCCAGCAACGTGCAGCCTGTTGACTTTGAGAGCGCCAAGCCCAAGGTTCGCTACGAAAAAGATGGCCAGGTGCATGAAATCGAATGCGATTTCATCGCTGGTTGCGACGGCTTTCATGGCATCTGCCGTGCAAGCGCCCCTCAGGACAAGATCAAGACCTTTGAAAAGGTGTACCCGTTTGGCTGGCTGGGTCTGCTGTCCGATACGCCTCCGGTGTCGCACGAGCTGATTTACGCCAACACCGAGCGCGGTTTTGCCCTGTGCAGCCAGCGCAGCGCCACCCGAAGCCGTTACTACCTGCAAGTGCCGTTGACCGACAAGGTCGAAGACTGGAGTGACGAGGCCTTCTGGGAAGAACTCAAAAAGCGCCTGGACCCCGAAGCCCGTGCCAATCTGGTGACCGGCCCCTCGCTGGAAAAGAGCATTGCACCCCTGCGCAGTTTTGTGACCGAGCCCATGCGCTTTGGCCGCATGTTCCTGGCCGGCGATGCGGCGCACATCGTGCCTCCCACCGGAGCCAAGGGCCTGAATCTGGCGGCTTCCGACGTGGGCTATCTGTCGCAAGCCTTTACCGAGTACTACAAGGACAACTCCGAAGCCGGTATTGACCGTTACTCCGAGCAATGCCTGCGCCGTGTCTGGAAGGCTGAGCGCTTCTCGTGGTGGATGACTTCCATGCTGCACAACTTCCCCAATGAGGGCGAGTTCAACACCAAGGTGCAAGAGGCCGAGCTGGACTACATCGTCAACTCCGTCGCTGGCTCCACCTCGCTGGCCGAAAACTACGTGGGCCTGCCACTGGTTTAA
- the cyoB gene encoding cytochrome o ubiquinol oxidase subunit I, whose translation MSETTTPAAHWLLGRITWDQIPMTHEPIVLMTFIAVVLGGLVVVGGLTKFRLWAPLWNDWITSIDHKKIGIMYMILGLVMFLRGFADAVMMRIQQSMAFGENLGYLPPHHYDQIFTAHGVIMIFFVAMPFVTGLMNYLVPLQIGARDVSFPFLNNFSFWMTTGGAVLVMISLFLGEFSTSGWLALSNLGHQSGSTGLDYYIWGLQVAGVGTTLSGINLIVTIIKMRAPGMNLMKMPVFTWTALCTNALIVASFPVLTAALVLMSLDRYMGTHFFSNDFGGNPMLYVNLIWIWGHPEVYILILPCFGVFSEIVATFSRKRLFGYTSMVYATVCITILSYLVWLHHFFTMGSGASVNTFFGITTMIISIPTGAKIFNWLFTMYKGRIRFTVPMLWTVGFMVTFAIGGMTGVLLAVPPADFVLHNSLFLIAHFHNVIIGGVVFAVFAGINYWFPKAFGFKLNEFWGKASFWFWLVGFWVAFTPLYILGLMGVTRRANHFDDPSLQIWFIIAAFGAALIAAGIGCFFIQLAVSIWKRDELRDVTGDPWEGRTLEWATSSPPPQYNFAFTPVVHDIDAWHDMKKHGYERKLSGFEPVHMPANTGAGVVIAGLSTVLGFALIWHMWPLTIASFIATVLASIIHTFNYKRDYYIPAAVVAATEEARTKQLAAAHV comes from the coding sequence ATGTCTGAAACAACAACCCCGGCCGCACACTGGCTGCTGGGCCGCATCACATGGGATCAGATTCCCATGACGCATGAGCCCATCGTGCTCATGACCTTTATCGCCGTGGTGCTTGGCGGCCTCGTGGTGGTTGGCGGCCTGACCAAGTTCCGCCTCTGGGCCCCACTCTGGAACGACTGGATCACCTCCATTGACCACAAGAAGATCGGCATCATGTACATGATCCTCGGTCTGGTCATGTTCCTGCGCGGCTTTGCCGATGCGGTGATGATGCGTATCCAGCAGTCCATGGCCTTCGGTGAAAACCTCGGCTACCTGCCTCCCCACCACTACGACCAGATCTTCACAGCCCACGGCGTGATCATGATCTTCTTCGTGGCGATGCCCTTCGTGACCGGTCTGATGAACTATCTGGTTCCTCTGCAGATCGGTGCACGTGACGTGTCCTTCCCGTTCCTGAACAACTTCAGCTTCTGGATGACCACTGGCGGCGCCGTGCTGGTGATGATCTCCCTGTTCCTGGGCGAGTTCTCCACCTCCGGCTGGCTGGCTCTGTCCAATCTGGGGCACCAGAGCGGAAGTACGGGTCTTGACTACTACATCTGGGGCCTTCAGGTCGCCGGTGTCGGTACGACACTTTCAGGTATCAACCTGATCGTGACCATCATCAAGATGCGCGCTCCTGGCATGAACCTGATGAAGATGCCCGTCTTCACATGGACTGCCCTGTGCACCAACGCCCTGATCGTGGCTTCGTTCCCCGTGCTGACCGCCGCTCTGGTGCTCATGTCGCTGGACCGCTACATGGGTACGCACTTCTTCTCGAACGACTTCGGTGGCAACCCGATGTTGTACGTGAACCTGATCTGGATCTGGGGTCACCCTGAGGTCTACATCCTGATCCTGCCCTGCTTCGGTGTGTTCTCCGAAATCGTGGCGACGTTCAGCCGCAAGCGTCTGTTTGGCTACACCTCGATGGTTTACGCCACCGTGTGTATCACCATCCTGTCCTACCTGGTGTGGCTGCACCACTTCTTCACCATGGGTTCGGGTGCCAGTGTGAATACCTTCTTCGGTATCACCACGATGATTATTTCGATCCCTACGGGCGCGAAGATCTTCAACTGGCTGTTCACCATGTACAAGGGCCGCATCCGCTTCACAGTGCCTATGCTGTGGACCGTGGGCTTCATGGTGACCTTCGCCATCGGCGGTATGACCGGTGTTCTGCTGGCCGTGCCACCTGCTGACTTTGTGCTGCACAACTCGCTGTTCCTGATCGCCCACTTCCACAACGTGATCATTGGCGGCGTGGTGTTTGCCGTGTTTGCCGGTATCAACTACTGGTTCCCCAAGGCTTTTGGCTTCAAGCTCAATGAGTTCTGGGGCAAGGCATCGTTCTGGTTCTGGCTGGTCGGTTTCTGGGTTGCTTTCACACCCCTGTACATCCTGGGTCTGATGGGCGTCACTCGCCGCGCCAACCACTTTGACGATCCTTCGCTGCAAATCTGGTTCATCATTGCCGCCTTCGGCGCTGCCTTGATTGCCGCTGGTATTGGCTGCTTCTTCATCCAACTGGCCGTGTCCATCTGGAAGCGTGACGAACTGCGCGACGTGACTGGCGACCCATGGGAAGGCCGTACGCTGGAGTGGGCAACTTCCTCGCCTCCTCCCCAGTACAACTTTGCCTTCACCCCCGTGGTGCATGACATCGACGCCTGGCACGACATGAAGAAGCACGGCTATGAGCGCAAGCTGTCCGGTTTCGAGCCCGTTCACATGCCTGCCAATACTGGCGCTGGCGTGGTGATTGCTGGCCTGTCCACCGTTCTGGGCTTTGCTCTGATCTGGCACATGTGGCCGCTGACGATCGCTTCGTTCATCGCAACCGTGCTGGCTTCGATCATCCATACCTTCAACTACAAGCGTGACTACTACATCCCCGCAGCCGTTGTGGCAGCGACGGAAGAAGCACGTACCAAGCAGCTTGCAGCAGCCCATGTCTAA
- a CDS encoding LysR family transcriptional regulator, which translates to MNLQQIETFVRVAEVGSFSKAAVLLDTAQPALSRQVRALETELRETLLIRTGRGVTLTDAGRRLLEHGNAIMQRVALAKEDLSSQRDEPVGRITVGLPPSLARRLTLPLIDIFSREMPKARLAVVEGFSMNISEWLTSGRMDLGLVYTPEPHPQIEVTPVLEERLCLIGPASALAGRTSIPFEHLDEFPLIMPQHGQIFRKLMEAQATLSQVKLNVVWEVSSVPAILDLVRGGYGYAALTDSAMHSHATDAALVEVPIKSPHIVSTLCLVQPAKKKSTPLMRRTAELLRRLSVQVCSVESGHI; encoded by the coding sequence ATGAATTTGCAGCAAATTGAGACCTTTGTGCGAGTCGCCGAAGTGGGCAGCTTCAGCAAGGCCGCAGTGCTGCTGGACACCGCTCAGCCTGCGCTCAGCCGTCAGGTGCGGGCGCTTGAGACCGAGCTGCGCGAAACCTTGCTCATTCGCACGGGCCGGGGCGTCACGCTGACGGATGCGGGTCGACGCCTGCTGGAGCATGGCAACGCCATCATGCAGCGCGTGGCGCTGGCCAAGGAAGATTTAAGCAGTCAGCGCGATGAGCCTGTGGGCCGCATCACCGTGGGCTTGCCACCCAGTCTGGCGCGGCGGCTGACTCTGCCCTTGATTGATATTTTCAGCCGGGAAATGCCCAAGGCGCGGCTGGCCGTGGTGGAGGGCTTCTCGATGAATATCTCGGAGTGGCTGACCTCGGGACGCATGGATCTGGGCCTGGTCTACACGCCTGAGCCGCACCCGCAAATCGAAGTCACACCCGTGCTGGAAGAGCGCCTGTGTCTGATTGGCCCGGCCAGCGCCTTGGCGGGGCGCACCAGCATTCCGTTTGAGCATCTGGACGAATTTCCGCTCATCATGCCCCAGCATGGGCAGATTTTCCGCAAGCTGATGGAGGCGCAGGCCACGCTTTCTCAGGTCAAACTCAATGTGGTGTGGGAAGTTTCCAGCGTGCCGGCCATTCTGGACCTGGTACGTGGCGGCTATGGCTATGCGGCGCTGACCGATAGCGCCATGCATAGTCATGCCACAGATGCCGCTCTGGTCGAGGTGCCCATCAAGTCACCGCATATTGTCAGCACGCTGTGTCTGGTGCAGCCGGCCAAGAAAAAATCCACGCCTTTGATGCGGCGCACGGCTGAGTTGCTGCGCAGACTCAGCGTTCAGGTCTGCTCGGTGGAGAGTGGGCATATCTGA
- a CDS encoding IclR family transcriptional regulator C-terminal domain-containing protein: MSEPSPPSIAPADFIAGLAKGLAVLESFDTERQRLNATMAANRAGITRAAARRHLLTLAYLGYLETDGSYYWLAPKVLRLSGSYLASAQLPRIVQPVLHRLAAQTGLSYSCVVREGSEVVIVARSAVHEKGERLMAHGLHLGTRLPAHATSTGRVLLASLSPAELEDWLATYDLPKLTAHTVSDTADLKTVLSEVRRLDYCLALEEHELAIQAVAVPLRNMQGRTIAALNVVTSAKRMSPQVMQQEILPLLQEAARTLRPLL; encoded by the coding sequence ATGAGTGAGCCAAGCCCCCCATCCATTGCCCCAGCCGACTTTATTGCGGGCCTTGCCAAAGGTCTGGCCGTGCTGGAGAGCTTTGACACCGAGCGCCAGCGCCTGAATGCCACCATGGCCGCCAATCGCGCGGGTATTACCCGCGCCGCAGCGCGCAGACATTTACTCACCCTCGCCTATCTGGGCTACCTTGAAACCGACGGTAGCTACTACTGGCTGGCGCCCAAGGTCCTGCGACTGTCTGGCAGCTATCTCGCATCAGCCCAGTTGCCGCGCATCGTGCAGCCCGTGCTGCATAGGCTTGCCGCGCAAACCGGCCTCTCCTACTCATGCGTGGTGCGCGAGGGCAGCGAAGTCGTCATCGTCGCGCGCAGCGCCGTGCATGAAAAAGGGGAGCGACTGATGGCCCACGGCCTGCACCTTGGCACGCGCCTGCCCGCCCATGCCACATCCACCGGCCGGGTGCTGCTGGCATCGCTCTCGCCTGCCGAACTGGAAGACTGGCTGGCCACCTATGACCTGCCCAAACTCACCGCGCATACGGTGTCTGATACGGCGGATTTGAAGACGGTGCTGAGCGAGGTGCGCCGCCTCGACTACTGCCTGGCGCTTGAAGAGCATGAACTGGCCATCCAGGCCGTGGCCGTGCCGCTGCGCAATATGCAGGGGCGCACCATCGCAGCGCTGAACGTGGTCACGTCCGCCAAGCGCATGAGCCCGCAAGTCATGCAGCAAGAGATTTTGCCGCTGCTGCAGGAGGCCGCCAGAACTCTGCGCCCTTTGCTCTAA
- a CDS encoding 2OG-Fe dioxygenase family protein, which yields MAHIMFSPPYIPPAQAAQSLRTHGYAVLQPEDFAQWMGLSVNDLQAMDADWQGLPPDAFLKDGGRYRRRRHSCFVSDGDHVQQVPHRAHWQPVEYNALHGGMQRMFDPMLDATTHSPAWLEMINALGQLADQVFCADDLHERWFVEAHQFRIDTTDGIGRPTPEGAHRDGVDLVAVLLVNRKGVKGGETRVFEATGPNGQRFTLTEPWSIMLLDDARMIHETTPIQPAEPGGVRDTLVLTYRRGNFQGADLQEAAS from the coding sequence ATGGCGCACATCATGTTCTCTCCTCCCTATATCCCGCCAGCTCAGGCGGCCCAGTCCTTGCGCACGCACGGTTATGCCGTGCTGCAGCCCGAGGATTTTGCCCAGTGGATGGGCTTGAGTGTGAATGATCTGCAGGCCATGGATGCCGACTGGCAGGGTCTGCCTCCCGATGCGTTTCTTAAAGACGGTGGCCGCTACCGTCGCCGCCGCCACTCCTGCTTTGTGAGCGATGGCGATCATGTGCAGCAGGTGCCTCACCGCGCCCACTGGCAGCCTGTGGAATACAACGCGCTGCACGGCGGCATGCAGCGCATGTTCGACCCCATGCTGGATGCCACCACGCACAGCCCTGCATGGCTGGAGATGATCAATGCGCTGGGCCAGCTGGCCGATCAGGTCTTTTGCGCCGATGACTTGCACGAGCGCTGGTTTGTGGAGGCGCATCAGTTTCGCATCGACACCACCGACGGCATTGGCCGCCCCACACCTGAAGGCGCGCACCGTGATGGCGTAGATCTGGTCGCCGTGCTGCTGGTGAACCGCAAGGGCGTGAAGGGGGGCGAGACCCGCGTGTTTGAAGCCACTGGTCCCAATGGCCAGCGTTTCACGCTGACCGAGCCCTGGTCCATCATGCTGCTCGATGATGCGCGCATGATTCATGAAACCACGCCGATTCAACCGGCAGAGCCCGGCGGCGTGCGCGATACGCTGGTGCTGACCTACCGCCGTGGCAATTTTCAGGGTGCGGACTTGCAGGAGGCGGCTTCTTGA